A window of the Streptomyces luomodiensis genome harbors these coding sequences:
- a CDS encoding DUF6355 family natural product biosynthesis protein: MQLVNAVKSRTSGRWKRAVLPVAALAAIAAYGPFAPQAQAAPALKDPCGFFETSTDAYYNHCTTDNSHIVIEIDDWFTNTEMCVGPGVTWIGAAGDVDGAWYTGRTC, encoded by the coding sequence ATGCAACTGGTCAACGCGGTGAAGAGCCGGACGAGCGGACGGTGGAAGCGCGCGGTTCTTCCCGTCGCGGCGCTCGCCGCCATCGCGGCCTATGGCCCGTTCGCTCCCCAGGCTCAGGCCGCACCCGCCCTCAAGGACCCCTGCGGGTTCTTCGAGACCTCCACCGACGCCTACTACAACCACTGCACGACCGACAACTCACATATCGTGATCGAGATCGACGACTGGTTCACCAACACTGAGATGTGTGTGGGCCCAGGGGTGACCTGGATCGGGGCGGCCGGAGATGTCGACGGCGCCTGGTACACCGGGCGCACCTGCTGA
- a CDS encoding AraC family transcriptional regulator produces MHAHFFSHRFHPHSHDAYSFAVTEIGAQRFRCRGALRTSGAGMVMVFNPDDPHDGEAAAELGYKYRIVHIGPDVVRNVLADVADVADHRAALPLFDQPVVSDPVLARALLRLHTALVDGAGPLVRDERLTAAVGAMVRRGSTGPLRARALPAGGGGQARAALRARALLEEAYAEEIPAARLAEAAGCSRYALYRAFRATYGMAPSDFQRQLRLRRARGLLVAGRSAAEAAAQAGFADQSHFHRWFVRCFGVTPGAFQRAAGPDSRRTPQP; encoded by the coding sequence ATGCACGCGCACTTCTTCAGCCATCGCTTCCATCCGCACAGCCACGACGCCTACTCCTTCGCCGTCACCGAGATCGGCGCCCAGCGCTTCCGGTGCCGGGGTGCGCTGCGCACCAGCGGGGCGGGGATGGTGATGGTCTTCAACCCCGACGATCCGCATGACGGGGAGGCGGCCGCCGAGCTCGGGTACAAGTACCGGATCGTCCACATAGGTCCCGATGTGGTGCGGAACGTTCTCGCCGATGTGGCCGATGTCGCGGACCACCGGGCGGCGTTGCCGCTGTTCGATCAGCCCGTGGTCAGCGATCCGGTGCTGGCCCGCGCCCTGCTGCGGCTGCACACCGCCCTGGTCGACGGCGCCGGACCGCTGGTGCGGGACGAGCGGCTGACCGCCGCCGTCGGGGCGATGGTGCGGCGCGGGTCCACCGGCCCGCTGCGCGCCCGAGCGCTTCCGGCCGGGGGCGGCGGGCAGGCGCGGGCCGCGCTGCGTGCCCGCGCGCTGCTGGAGGAGGCGTACGCGGAGGAGATCCCGGCGGCGCGGCTCGCGGAGGCCGCCGGATGCAGCCGGTACGCGCTCTACCGGGCGTTCCGCGCCACGTACGGAATGGCGCCGAGCGACTTCCAGCGCCAGCTCCGGCTGCGCCGGGCGCGTGGGCTGCTGGTCGCGGGCCGTAGCGCGGCCGAGGCCGCGGCCCAGGCGGGGTTCGCCGACCAGAGCCATTTCCACCGGTGGTTCGTGCGGTGCTTCGGGGTGACGCCGGGGGCGTTCCAGCGCGCGGCCGGTCCCGATTCGCGGCGCACCCCGCAGCCCTGA
- a CDS encoding antibiotic biosynthesis monooxygenase family protein: protein MSIVKINVLTVPDEQREVLEKRFASRAGTVENSDGFEWFELLRPVEGTDQYLVYTRWRSEEDFQAWMEGPMKAAHQRGGEDAPQHKPAASGSTLWSFEVVQQAAPKQG from the coding sequence ATGAGCATCGTGAAGATCAATGTGCTGACGGTCCCGGACGAGCAGCGCGAGGTGCTGGAGAAGCGCTTCGCGTCGCGGGCCGGGACGGTCGAGAACTCCGACGGCTTCGAGTGGTTCGAGCTGCTGCGCCCGGTCGAGGGCACCGACCAGTACCTCGTCTATACGCGCTGGCGCAGCGAGGAGGACTTCCAGGCGTGGATGGAGGGCCCCATGAAGGCCGCCCACCAGCGCGGCGGCGAGGACGCCCCCCAGCACAAGCCCGCCGCGTCCGGCTCCACGTTGTGGTCCTTCGAGGTCGTCCAGCAGGCCGCGCCCAAGCAAGGCTGA
- a CDS encoding helix-turn-helix domain-containing protein, which translates to MPLPDDEHTGARIAHHRKRAGLTQRGLAQKVPYSYSLLTQVESGHKPASPDLVAAVAKALCIDVTALTGQPYVTELQQDRLAAPVRPIREALDLYDLGADPAITPRPTPKLVAAAQALCQQVRATKLHDAALDLPGTMAEITTAAYRTPSSELWAALSSTYRTAHDLAVKLGYYDLSTVALDRMDWAASRASDPLLSAVRQYMRALVYFREGEYTIGQRLVASGQGLLGQSPHTRERHAVAGQLHLGASIIAARAHDEDAVKNHLEEARSYANRTGEAADVHWLSFGPTNVAVHAVSAHVEMRHYGEALQEAAKVRIPQDWAVSRAAHFYVDQARAQMEAGRSEAALKSMVTARKLAPQQTRYHAGARETIRGLIHLSRRTPDSLDHLAAWVGL; encoded by the coding sequence ATGCCGCTCCCCGACGACGAGCACACGGGCGCTCGGATCGCACATCACCGGAAACGGGCTGGGCTGACTCAGCGAGGGTTGGCCCAGAAAGTTCCTTACTCCTACAGCCTGCTGACCCAGGTTGAGTCCGGGCACAAGCCAGCCAGCCCCGACCTGGTGGCCGCTGTGGCTAAAGCACTGTGCATCGACGTCACGGCACTGACCGGCCAGCCCTACGTAACCGAGCTACAGCAGGACCGGTTGGCCGCGCCGGTCCGCCCGATCCGCGAAGCCCTCGACCTTTACGACCTGGGGGCCGATCCGGCGATCACACCGCGCCCCACTCCCAAGCTCGTCGCCGCTGCTCAGGCTTTGTGTCAGCAGGTCCGGGCCACGAAGCTCCATGACGCTGCTCTTGATCTCCCAGGAACTATGGCGGAGATCACTACAGCCGCGTATCGGACGCCGTCATCCGAGTTGTGGGCTGCCCTGTCGAGTACCTACCGCACCGCGCACGACCTGGCCGTGAAGCTGGGCTACTACGACCTGTCCACGGTGGCTCTGGACCGTATGGACTGGGCTGCCTCGCGGGCATCCGATCCGTTGCTGTCCGCAGTGCGCCAGTACATGCGGGCCCTCGTCTACTTCCGAGAGGGTGAGTACACCATCGGCCAGCGGCTCGTAGCATCCGGGCAGGGGCTGTTGGGACAGTCTCCGCACACCCGAGAACGGCATGCCGTTGCCGGACAGCTTCACCTCGGGGCGAGCATCATCGCTGCCCGCGCCCATGACGAAGACGCGGTGAAGAACCACCTCGAAGAGGCCCGGTCCTACGCCAACCGGACAGGCGAAGCAGCGGACGTGCACTGGCTGTCATTCGGCCCCACGAATGTCGCCGTGCATGCGGTGTCGGCTCATGTCGAGATGCGGCACTACGGCGAAGCTCTGCAAGAGGCTGCGAAGGTGCGGATACCGCAGGACTGGGCTGTCTCCCGCGCCGCGCACTTCTACGTGGACCAGGCACGCGCCCAGATGGAAGCGGGGCGCTCTGAAGCGGCCTTGAAATCGATGGTGACCGCGCGGAAGCTGGCGCCGCAGCAGACCAGGTACCACGCGGGCGCTCGCGAGACCATCCGGGGCCTGATCCACTTGTCCCGGCGCACCCCGGACAGCCTGGATCACCTCGCCGCCTGGGTGGGCCTCTGA
- a CDS encoding superoxide dismutase family protein encodes MSLVKAATAAVAMAASMAIATPAVAAPPRPFVFVHDNFQPASQAKSAGAVTYDKSLVPTTATAFVAELRLGGKGMEQHEKNMHGGHYKMHSGTFIFLSLRGVAADHHFGIHVHTKACGTKPDASGPHYQNKKDPKQPSTNPKYANRHNEVWLDVTTNGSGKGYAKAWVKWHFRSGEARSVVIHKHATGTTSGKAGEAGARVACVNVPFK; translated from the coding sequence ATGTCCCTGGTGAAGGCAGCAACAGCGGCGGTGGCGATGGCCGCCTCGATGGCCATCGCGACCCCCGCGGTCGCCGCGCCGCCGCGCCCCTTCGTCTTCGTCCACGACAACTTCCAGCCGGCGTCGCAGGCGAAGAGCGCCGGTGCGGTGACCTACGACAAGTCGCTGGTGCCGACGACCGCGACGGCGTTCGTCGCGGAGCTGCGGCTGGGTGGCAAGGGCATGGAGCAGCACGAGAAGAACATGCACGGCGGCCACTACAAGATGCACAGTGGCACGTTCATCTTCCTCAGCCTGCGGGGCGTCGCGGCCGACCACCACTTCGGGATCCATGTCCATACGAAGGCGTGCGGCACCAAGCCCGACGCGTCGGGGCCGCACTACCAGAACAAGAAGGATCCCAAGCAGCCCTCGACCAATCCGAAGTACGCCAATCGGCACAACGAGGTGTGGCTGGACGTCACCACCAACGGCTCCGGCAAGGGTTACGCCAAGGCGTGGGTGAAGTGGCACTTCAGGTCCGGGGAGGCCCGCTCGGTGGTGATCCACAAGCATGCGACGGGCACCACGTCGGGCAAGGCCGGGGAGGCCGGCGCCCGGGTGGCGTGCGTCAACGTGCCGTTCAAGTAG
- a CDS encoding bifunctional glycosyltransferase 87/phosphatase PAP2 family protein, with protein sequence MGLAALWLLAGLLAVRQAAAVLRRPPGERLTDLETWLGDQGVLHVRGSLYDGDSFTGTPFSGLVLKPLTRAAEQSLGVAWTFGTLLLVVVLGLVVARALPGPVSRRTSLIAAPLAISLLVLSLPVRNTFTLGQTSIIPVLLVVLTVLPRTSGRQTGVLIGVAAALQPALLLFAVVLWCIGRRRAAALAGATFAACSALAWAAMPHDSWTYWVHHIGGAGLGAPADSLANQSLHGLLLRIGLEGPAELVLLAVLAVAVAVIGLRRAVRYARDGQPLLAAAITGSVALAVSPTSWQHQQLWILLAVVGRVGRRASDRLVWPVLVVLAMSLSRTALLPDIEILGHIGYNAPLLAALAAACVVPFLSRTSPHWDDPEPTPVAEPAKGRFAWVPLLRFVKRPLSRPNLMLELMLIRVGYFAYSWIRGHAPDERSVAEGHGHQVLSLEGWLHIDIEHWFNAIVADTSGLKHFMNWYYSTFHFLIPLSLLAWLYLRRPATYRWARTPLAFATLLALVGFWLYPLAPPRLMGLGYVDTAHGPQDLNNPDFGALTKLSNQYAAMPSLHVGWSLWCGVVIAIVAPYVWAKALGILYPLLTTAVIVGTANHYVLDAIGGAAIVSAGFGLQYLLLGVGKRPHEEAPPLSAAVGAAVTRARELVPGLVRQRGGKHDEAEPAETAGAERLTPRVERHDRRV encoded by the coding sequence ATGGGACTCGCGGCCCTGTGGCTCCTGGCGGGATTGCTGGCCGTCCGTCAGGCGGCCGCGGTGCTGCGGAGGCCGCCGGGCGAGCGGCTGACCGACCTGGAGACCTGGCTCGGCGACCAGGGCGTACTGCACGTCAGAGGGTCGCTGTACGACGGGGACTCGTTCACCGGAACCCCGTTCTCCGGGCTCGTCCTCAAGCCGCTGACCCGGGCCGCCGAACAGAGCCTCGGCGTCGCCTGGACCTTCGGCACCCTGCTGCTGGTCGTGGTCCTCGGGCTGGTCGTGGCCCGCGCGCTGCCCGGTCCGGTCTCCCGCCGCACCTCGCTGATCGCCGCCCCCCTGGCCATCAGCCTGCTGGTGCTCTCGCTTCCGGTGCGCAACACCTTCACCCTCGGCCAGACCAGCATCATCCCGGTACTGCTGGTCGTCCTCACCGTGCTGCCCAGGACCTCCGGACGGCAGACCGGGGTGCTCATCGGCGTGGCCGCGGCGCTCCAGCCCGCGCTGCTGCTGTTCGCCGTCGTGCTGTGGTGCATCGGACGGCGCCGGGCCGCGGCCCTGGCGGGCGCGACCTTCGCCGCCTGCTCCGCGCTCGCCTGGGCGGCGATGCCGCACGACTCGTGGACGTACTGGGTGCACCACATCGGCGGCGCCGGGCTCGGCGCGCCCGCCGACAGCCTGGCCAACCAGTCGCTGCACGGGCTGCTGCTGCGCATCGGCCTCGAAGGCCCGGCCGAGCTGGTGCTGCTGGCCGTGCTCGCGGTCGCGGTCGCCGTGATCGGCCTGCGCCGCGCGGTGCGCTACGCGAGGGACGGGCAGCCGCTTCTCGCCGCCGCCATCACCGGCAGCGTGGCGCTCGCGGTCTCGCCCACCTCCTGGCAGCACCAGCAGCTGTGGATTCTGCTGGCCGTGGTCGGCCGGGTGGGCCGGCGCGCCTCGGACCGGCTGGTGTGGCCGGTGCTGGTGGTGCTGGCGATGTCGCTCAGCCGTACCGCCCTGCTGCCCGACATCGAGATCCTCGGCCATATCGGCTACAACGCGCCGCTGCTGGCCGCGCTCGCCGCCGCCTGTGTGGTGCCGTTCCTCTCCCGTACCTCGCCGCACTGGGACGATCCCGAGCCGACCCCGGTCGCCGAACCGGCCAAGGGCCGCTTCGCCTGGGTGCCGTTGCTGAGGTTCGTCAAGCGGCCGCTGTCCCGCCCGAATCTGATGCTCGAGCTGATGCTGATCCGCGTCGGCTACTTCGCCTACTCCTGGATCCGCGGCCACGCCCCGGACGAGCGCAGCGTGGCCGAGGGCCATGGCCACCAGGTGCTCTCCCTCGAGGGCTGGCTGCACATCGACATCGAGCACTGGTTCAACGCCATCGTGGCGGACACCTCGGGGCTCAAGCACTTCATGAACTGGTACTACAGCACCTTCCACTTCCTGATTCCGCTGTCCCTGCTGGCCTGGCTGTATCTGCGCCGCCCGGCGACCTACCGCTGGGCCCGTACCCCGCTGGCCTTCGCCACGCTGCTCGCCCTGGTCGGCTTCTGGCTCTACCCGCTGGCCCCGCCGCGGCTGATGGGCCTGGGGTACGTGGACACCGCGCACGGCCCGCAGGACCTGAACAACCCGGACTTCGGCGCGCTCACCAAGCTGTCCAACCAGTACGCGGCCATGCCGTCGCTGCATGTGGGGTGGTCGCTGTGGTGCGGGGTGGTCATCGCGATCGTGGCGCCGTACGTATGGGCGAAGGCGCTCGGCATCCTGTACCCGCTGCTGACGACGGCCGTCATCGTGGGCACCGCCAACCACTATGTGCTGGACGCGATCGGCGGCGCGGCCATCGTCTCGGCCGGGTTCGGGCTCCAGTACCTGCTGCTCGGCGTGGGCAAGCGCCCGCACGAGGAGGCACCGCCGCTGTCGGCGGCGGTGGGCGCCGCGGTCACCCGGGCCCGGGAGCTGGTGCCGGGGCTGGTACGGCAGCGCGGCGGAAAGCACGACGAGGCCGAGCCCGCGGAAACGGCGGGCGCGGAGCGGCTGACGCCTCGCGTTGAGAGGCATGACCGGCGGGTCTAG
- a CDS encoding flavoprotein: protein MTANRVLYLFGSAAPPVLNITGVIERAQTADWDVCLGLTPTAARWLDDELPALEELTGHPVRSQYKLPWQPDAWPPADVAVLAPATFNTINQWALGITEKFIVGFVAEAIGKGIPTVALPCVNAAYVQHTQFDTSVATLRAMGVRVLYGEGGFVPNEPGQHRPENYPWHLALEAAASAFSGRDPRGA, encoded by the coding sequence ATGACCGCGAACCGTGTCCTCTACCTGTTCGGAAGCGCCGCCCCGCCTGTGCTGAACATCACTGGCGTGATCGAACGTGCGCAGACGGCTGACTGGGATGTCTGCCTCGGATTGACCCCCACGGCCGCACGCTGGCTTGACGACGAGCTGCCAGCGTTGGAAGAGCTGACCGGACACCCTGTGCGCAGTCAGTACAAGCTGCCCTGGCAGCCGGACGCCTGGCCTCCCGCGGATGTCGCCGTCCTGGCACCCGCCACCTTCAACACGATCAACCAGTGGGCCCTGGGGATCACCGAGAAGTTCATCGTCGGATTCGTGGCCGAGGCCATCGGCAAGGGCATCCCCACCGTGGCCCTGCCGTGCGTCAACGCCGCCTACGTCCAGCACACCCAGTTCGACACCAGCGTTGCCACGCTCCGCGCGATGGGGGTGCGTGTGCTGTACGGGGAAGGCGGTTTCGTACCCAACGAGCCGGGCCAGCATCGACCGGAGAACTATCCGTGGCACTTGGCTCTCGAAGCCGCCGCGTCAGCTTTCAGCGGGCGCGATCCCCGTGGCGCATGA
- a CDS encoding DUF2000 domain-containing protein — MRFDTKIAVIVRTDLADWQKLNVTAFLASGLAHATDEIVGKPYEDASGNAYLPMFREPVLVYAADAAALTRTHARALSRSLPTALYTEELFGTDNEDDNRATVRAVEADALNLVGLAVYGPRGQVDKVTKGLKLHG, encoded by the coding sequence ATGCGTTTCGACACCAAGATCGCCGTCATCGTCCGCACCGACCTCGCCGACTGGCAGAAGCTGAACGTCACCGCCTTCCTCGCGAGCGGTCTGGCCCACGCCACGGACGAGATCGTCGGCAAGCCGTACGAGGACGCCTCGGGCAACGCCTACCTCCCGATGTTCCGCGAGCCGGTCCTCGTCTACGCCGCCGACGCCGCCGCCCTCACCCGCACCCACGCCCGAGCCCTCTCCCGCTCCCTGCCAACGGCCCTCTACACCGAAGAGCTGTTCGGCACCGACAACGAGGACGACAACCGCGCGACGGTCCGGGCCGTCGAGGCCGACGCGCTGAACCTGGTGGGCCTGGCGGTCTACGGACCGCGCGGCCAGGTGGACAAGGTGACCAAGGGCCTGAAGCTGCACGGCTGA